The Kogia breviceps isolate mKogBre1 chromosome 19, mKogBre1 haplotype 1, whole genome shotgun sequence genome contains the following window.
CAGCTGGTGACGTGTCTATAAAGTGGCTAAAAGTAAGCAGagttggtgttttcattgtctcaCAGGCAGGGCAGAGCTACCGTCTAGTGAACCCTCCTGTCTTTACTTGGCCCTTAGCATTCCCCAACTAGCAATTCCAGAGTGCTCTGAGATGACCTGCGCGGGTCTAAGATGATGCCGAAAGGGCCCCGGAGTACTGGGTATTTCAAACTGCTTTTCAAAAGGAACCTAATTCCAAAGCGTCGGTCCTGCCCGGGCAGGGAGGGATCGGCCCTTCTGGGGCCTCAGCAGCACTTCCCAAGGGGCCAGAGCTCTGGTCCCCACCATCTTgagtcacccccacccccaccccgggtccTGGGAGGTcgggggcgggcagggggcggGACGAGGTGGGGGCTCCGCCCCGaggcggggcgcggcgcggcgcggcgcggcacGCTCCCTCGGGGTCCCAGCGGGAGGGCACTCGGGCGGCCGCGGCGCGATGGAGGCGCCGGCCGAGCTGCTGGCCGCGCTGCCCGCGCTGGCCACCGCGCTGGCGCTCCTGCTTGCCTGGCTGCTGGTGAGGCGCGGGGCGGCCGCGAGCCCCGACCCCCCGGAGCCCGCGACCCCGGAGTCCGCGACCCCGGCCGAGGCCAGCGGGACGCCCGCGCCTCTCGGCCCCTGCGCGGCGGAGCCGTCAGCCGCGCCCGAGGGGCCGGGGGAACCCACGCCGCCGGACGAGTCCGCGCCGCCGGAAGAGTCCGCGGCGGCGCCGGCGGAGGCGGAGGAGCAGGCCGCCGAGGAGAGGCAGGTACGGACCCGCCCtcccgggcgccccttcccagtCTGGGGCCAGGTACCCTCCGCGGCTCGGCGCCCCCTGGCGCCCCCAGCAGAGCCGAGAACCGGGCCCCCAGTCTTGAGCCGGGCTGCCTCAGGAAGGGCAGGAGCCTGCGGACGGCAGGAAGGGAAGGTCCCGGCGCGGAGACTCACCGCCCTCCCCCGAAGTGTCGCCGAGCCTGTCGGAGTTGTGTTTTGTCACCTGGCTGGCTTTCCTCTTCTTGGCCTCACCTCCCCCGGCACGGGTCataccccactccccacccctcaccctccaGCCCACGGGTTCCCAAATCCACGTGCATGTGGCTTGTTTCAAGGGCTGCAATGACAGTTGTCTTGATAGTGGAAAATAtgatacttaaagaaaaaaaagaataaaaggaaaggtGCCTTTTCTTTTTAGGCTAATTTGAAATCCAGATTCCTGAGTCATTTATGTGTGAAACCCATTGGGTGGGACTGAAAGAAAGGCACCGGACAATTGCAATCCTTTTTATTGCCGTTTCCATACTGCACGGTGCTTTGCACACTCCCCCAGGGGCTGCATATCAGTCGGGCCAGCGTGCAGTGAGGAAGCAGGATAAGGCCCTCCTGCGGCACAGCTGAGCACCCCCCCCAAAGCCGCCCTCCTGCTTCTGCAGTCCAGCAGCTCTGTCCTGACCCCGCGGCCGCCGTCTTGCTTCGGGTTATCCAGATGGGCGTCTGATGGCTTGTGGGCACTCCTCTGCCCAGCCCGATACACTTTTTCCGACGTATCTCTTTAGATTGGAAGCCTAGTTGCCAGGCGTGAAGCCACGCGCCTTCCCAGGACTTCAGCACCCTTGGCCCTTCCAGGCCAACAGCAAGGGTCCAGAGCCTGATCAGAACGCCTTGTTCTGACTCCTGAGCTCCCTTTCTTGGAAGGGAGGATGGCCAGGACGGTCAAAACTGTGAGCAAGCTGCTTTGGTGCGTTGTGAGCGTGTCTGCAGCGCCCACTCTGAATGTTGCTGGACACAATGGTTTATGCTGGAGAGAACCCTTGCTGGGAGGAGGAAGCAGCGAGGCTGGGCGGAGGCATTTCTCTTTGCTGAGTAATTGTTCCAGACCCCCTGTGAGCAGGCGCTTTGCTTGACAAGAGGGTGACTAATTGTGTCATTAGAGTGTATTCTAACCAGCCCGAGGAGAGCTGCTGTATTCATCGCAGGGAGCACGGAGGCCCTGTGGTTCTCGCTGACCTCACCTGTGGTGATGGCAGGTGGGGTTTGGGCGTGTGCTGACGTGTTAGGCTTGCTCCCATGTTTAGGGTTCTCTTGGGAACAGGGGAGGTATAGGGGCTGTTCCCAGGCTGCCACTTGCTCTCAGTGAGCCCTGCTCCTACAGTTAACACAGTGGCCCCCTTTCACCCAGAGGCAGCTTCTGGCCTGAAGTTTAAAATgtcctttagggacttccctggcggtccagtggttaagactctgcgctcgcactgcagggggcccagggtcgatccctggtcggggaactaagatcccgcatgctgcatgttgcggccaaaaataaatgcataaatacatacatacatacatacataaaatgtcCTTTAGTGGTGCTCAGTCATCTCGATCCTCTGGGCTACAGCACTTCTGAAAGAACTTTCTACAAGGCCTCTAGGCTCTCGGCAATATGATATCTATGTAACGGGTCTAGGTTCTTTAAAAAGCAGCCCTGGTTTGCCCCTGGCTGGGAGAAAGCAGGTCCTGTGAGGGTGAGTGGGGGCTTCAAAGGACAAGGCACCTTACGGAGGCTCGTGTGGTGGACACAGCCTCGGGGCTGGTGTGCTGCCAGAGCAGGTGACTGTGACAGTTGAGGCTTGTgtgtccctccttcctctccacgGCCTGTCCCGACATGATCCACCCAACGGG
Protein-coding sequences here:
- the MXRA7 gene encoding matrix-remodeling-associated protein 7, which produces MEAPAELLAALPALATALALLLAWLLVRRGAAASPDPPEPATPESATPAEASGTPAPLGPCAAEPSAAPEGPGEPTPPDESAPPEESAAAPAEAEEQAAEERQEEEPELDGVEGPPLAGPEEEDGGEAFSFKYSPGKLRGDQYKKMMTKEELEEEQRVQKEQLAAIFKLMKDNKGTFGEMSDGDVQEQLRLYDM